A single genomic interval of Microbacterium oleivorans harbors:
- a CDS encoding peptide MFS transporter — MSHEDAASTASHPGPARAAGPEAPTDTRFFGQPWALTHIFGVELWERFSFYGMQIVLVYYLYFSVSDGGAGMPQATAVGIVGAYGGAVYLSTILGAWVADRLLGSERVLFFSAIVIVAGHVALAVLPGLLSVGVGLVLVALGSGGLKANATAVVGTLYSEHDPRRDAGFSLFYLGINLGAFAGPLLTGFLRTSLGFHWAFGAAAVGMALGLLQYSLGRRSLPDAARRVPNPLPRSRYPLMIGIGLGAVAAVALLVAIGVIRADNLSLVVVVVVVAAAVAYFAVILASGRITSTERSRVLGFIPLFIASVAFWSLYQQQFTVIPIYAEKRLDLDIFGWQMPPDWVQSINPVFIIILSGVFAAVWTRLGARQPSTPVKFAAGVAIMGLAFLLFLPFAGGGAMSTPLLAIVGILFVFTVAELLISPVGLSAATKLAPAVFQTQMVALFFLSVSLGTAISGVLARFYDPENEVPYFSILGAIAIVLGIALAVGRRPVLALMRDVR; from the coding sequence ATGAGCCACGAGGACGCAGCCTCCACCGCATCCCACCCCGGTCCGGCCCGCGCCGCTGGGCCCGAGGCCCCGACCGACACCCGGTTCTTCGGGCAGCCCTGGGCCCTCACCCACATCTTCGGCGTCGAGCTGTGGGAGCGCTTCAGCTTCTACGGCATGCAGATCGTCCTGGTCTACTACCTGTACTTCTCCGTCTCCGACGGTGGAGCCGGGATGCCGCAGGCGACGGCCGTCGGGATCGTCGGCGCATACGGCGGCGCGGTCTACCTCTCGACGATCCTCGGCGCCTGGGTCGCCGACCGCCTGCTCGGCTCGGAGCGCGTGCTCTTCTTCAGCGCCATCGTCATCGTCGCGGGCCACGTCGCCCTCGCCGTGCTGCCGGGCCTGCTGTCGGTCGGCGTGGGCCTGGTGCTGGTGGCCCTCGGCTCGGGCGGTCTGAAGGCCAACGCCACCGCGGTCGTCGGCACGCTGTACTCCGAGCACGACCCGCGCCGCGACGCCGGCTTCTCGTTGTTCTACCTCGGCATCAACCTCGGCGCCTTCGCAGGCCCGCTGCTCACCGGGTTCCTGCGCACGAGCCTCGGGTTCCACTGGGCCTTCGGCGCGGCGGCCGTCGGCATGGCGCTCGGTCTGCTGCAGTACTCGCTCGGCCGGCGCTCGCTGCCCGACGCGGCCCGGCGGGTGCCCAACCCGCTGCCGCGATCACGGTACCCGCTGATGATCGGCATCGGGCTGGGCGCGGTCGCCGCGGTCGCGCTCCTGGTCGCGATCGGGGTCATCCGGGCGGACAACCTCTCGCTCGTCGTGGTCGTGGTGGTCGTCGCCGCGGCGGTCGCCTACTTCGCCGTCATCCTGGCGAGCGGTCGCATCACCTCGACCGAGCGCTCACGCGTGCTCGGCTTCATCCCGCTGTTCATCGCGAGCGTGGCGTTCTGGTCGCTGTACCAGCAGCAGTTCACCGTCATCCCCATCTACGCCGAGAAGCGCCTCGACCTCGACATCTTCGGCTGGCAGATGCCGCCGGACTGGGTGCAGTCGATCAACCCCGTGTTCATCATCATCCTGTCGGGGGTGTTCGCTGCGGTGTGGACGCGTCTCGGGGCGCGGCAGCCGTCGACGCCGGTCAAGTTCGCCGCCGGCGTGGCGATCATGGGGCTGGCCTTCCTGCTGTTCCTGCCTTTCGCCGGCGGTGGGGCGATGTCGACGCCGCTGCTGGCGATCGTCGGCATCCTGTTCGTGTTCACCGTCGCCGAGCTGCTCATCTCGCCCGTGGGGCTGTCGGCGGCGACGAAGCTCGCCCCGGCGGTGTTCCAGACGCAGATGGTCGCGCTGTTCTTCCTCTCGGTGTCGCTCGGAACCGCGATCTCCGGGGTGCTGGCCCGTTTCTACGACCCCGAGAACGAGGTGCCCTACTTCTCGATCCTGGGCGCCATCGCTATCGTGCTCGGGATCGCGCTCGCGGTGGGACGGCGACCCGTGCTGGCGCTCATGCGCGACGTCCGCTGA
- a CDS encoding cobalamin-independent methionine synthase II family protein, with translation MTEISTTTAGSLPRTPSLIEANRARSFADDGFTLQSAPEFDELTGQAVSDVVARQREAGITQVGDGEFGKAMSNPVDYGAWWSYSFQRAAGLSLTEVNAFNEPPVRSEPGNVRLTSFLDRRDRQRFPAVYADAVEAGATATAFPTTTGPISYRGQEAVASDIAHLKATLREGEQGFLTAIAPGSASRVRNEYYATDEEHLFAWADALREEYRAITDAGLIVQLDDPSLAENFDQINPEPSIPDYQAFIRLRVEALNHAIAGLPKELVRLHLCWGSWHGPHTTDVALADILPVVLGANVGSISFEAGNVRHEHESGVWGDAAVPDDLVLVPGVVSHATNVVEHPELVAQRIERFASIVGTDRVVASTDCGLGGRIHPDLAWAKLATLGQGARIAAARA, from the coding sequence ATGACCGAGATCTCCACCACCACCGCCGGCAGCCTGCCCCGCACGCCGTCTCTCATCGAGGCCAACCGGGCACGATCCTTCGCCGACGACGGCTTCACCCTGCAGTCCGCACCCGAATTCGACGAGCTGACCGGGCAGGCGGTGAGCGACGTCGTCGCCCGTCAGCGCGAGGCGGGCATCACCCAGGTCGGGGACGGGGAGTTCGGCAAGGCGATGTCGAACCCCGTCGACTACGGCGCCTGGTGGTCCTACTCGTTCCAGCGCGCGGCGGGCCTGTCGCTGACCGAGGTGAACGCGTTCAACGAGCCGCCGGTGCGCTCCGAGCCCGGGAACGTCCGGCTCACCTCGTTCCTCGACCGACGCGACCGGCAGCGGTTCCCGGCCGTCTACGCCGACGCGGTCGAGGCGGGCGCGACCGCCACGGCGTTCCCCACCACGACCGGGCCGATCTCGTACCGCGGCCAGGAGGCCGTGGCATCCGACATCGCGCATCTGAAGGCCACCCTCCGCGAAGGCGAGCAGGGCTTCCTGACGGCGATCGCGCCCGGATCGGCGTCGCGGGTGCGCAACGAGTACTACGCCACCGACGAGGAGCATCTCTTCGCCTGGGCCGACGCGCTGCGCGAGGAGTACCGCGCGATCACCGACGCCGGGCTCATCGTGCAGCTCGACGACCCCTCGCTGGCCGAGAACTTCGACCAGATCAACCCGGAGCCCTCGATCCCGGACTACCAGGCGTTCATCCGTCTGCGCGTCGAGGCCCTCAACCACGCGATCGCCGGCTTGCCGAAGGAGCTGGTGCGGCTGCACCTGTGCTGGGGCTCGTGGCACGGGCCGCACACGACCGACGTCGCCCTCGCCGACATCCTGCCGGTCGTCCTCGGCGCGAACGTGGGGTCGATCTCGTTCGAGGCAGGCAACGTCCGCCACGAGCACGAGTCGGGCGTCTGGGGGGACGCCGCCGTGCCGGACGACCTCGTCCTCGTGCCGGGCGTGGTCAGCCACGCGACCAACGTCGTCGAGCACCCCGAGCTCGTCGCCCAGCGCATCGAGCGGTTCGCCTCGATCGTCGGCACGGACCGGGTCGTCGCGTCGACCGATTGCGGCCTCGGCGGACGCATCCACCCGGACCTGGCGTGGGCGAAGCTCGCCACGCTCGGCCAGGGCGCACGCATCGCCGCCGCCCGCGCCTGA
- a CDS encoding alpha/beta fold hydrolase yields the protein MTETQPQIFEPEGRAIPYVEDAGSEPVLVLIPGYSNVAALGTLAHVLAEEDFRILRVGYRTAQTDGVTLHDLAQDVVDVMDHVGLGDAWVGGHAFGGAVARTVSIHHTDRVDGVLLLGAEGEEPRADLEPLQAAAAASVSPEEWRALAPTVPVMLIQGGADEVLPPANGERLQAAAPGLVSLVTLEGGGHLFPATHAGEAAFVIEDYLDVD from the coding sequence ATGACCGAGACACAGCCGCAGATCTTCGAGCCCGAGGGCCGCGCCATCCCCTACGTGGAGGATGCCGGCAGCGAGCCCGTGCTGGTGCTGATCCCGGGTTACAGCAACGTCGCCGCGCTCGGCACGCTCGCGCACGTCCTGGCCGAGGAGGACTTCCGCATCCTGCGCGTCGGCTACCGGACGGCGCAGACCGACGGCGTCACGCTGCACGACCTGGCGCAGGATGTCGTCGACGTCATGGACCACGTCGGCCTCGGCGACGCCTGGGTCGGCGGCCACGCCTTCGGCGGCGCCGTGGCGCGCACCGTCTCGATCCACCACACCGACCGGGTCGACGGCGTGCTGCTGCTCGGCGCGGAGGGCGAGGAGCCCCGCGCCGACCTCGAGCCGCTGCAGGCCGCAGCCGCGGCATCCGTCTCGCCCGAGGAGTGGCGCGCGCTCGCCCCCACGGTTCCCGTGATGCTCATCCAGGGCGGCGCCGACGAGGTGCTCCCCCCGGCCAACGGCGAGCGGCTGCAGGCCGCGGCACCCGGGCTGGTCAGCCTCGTGACGCTCGAGGGCGGCGGGCACCTGTTCCCCGCGACGCACGCCGGCGAGGCGGCCTTCGTCATCGAGGACTACCTCGACGTCGACTGA
- the purU gene encoding formyltetrahydrofolate deformylase — MTESSTALHPAHACLIVHGQDQPGIIAALSAMVTRVGGNIVAFDQYSDDPTGGAYFCRVVFHRPNFAVDRPAIEAEIAETLGGFELQWSLTDQSVPKRMAILSSKQDHCLLDLLWRHRRGDLPVSVPMVVSNHTTSAEDVRSFNVPFFHVPSTPGPDKSASEAEILKLLVGNVDFVVLARYMQILSSDFLEKLGVPVINIHHSFLPAFIGAEPYKKAKERGVKLIGATSHYVTTDLDEGPIIEQDTIRVTHADTTAELARRGADVERQVLSRAVLWHAQDRVIRHGNHTIVF; from the coding sequence ATGACCGAATCGTCCACCGCGCTCCATCCCGCCCACGCCTGCCTGATCGTCCACGGGCAGGACCAGCCGGGCATCATCGCGGCGCTGTCGGCGATGGTCACCCGCGTGGGCGGCAACATCGTGGCGTTCGACCAGTACTCCGACGACCCCACCGGCGGTGCCTACTTCTGCCGCGTCGTGTTCCACCGGCCGAACTTCGCCGTCGACCGCCCCGCGATCGAGGCCGAGATCGCCGAGACCCTCGGCGGCTTCGAGCTGCAGTGGTCACTTACCGATCAGTCGGTGCCCAAGCGCATGGCCATCCTCTCGTCCAAGCAGGACCACTGCCTGCTCGACCTGCTCTGGCGCCACCGCCGCGGCGACCTGCCGGTCTCGGTGCCGATGGTCGTGTCGAACCACACCACCTCGGCCGAGGACGTCCGCTCGTTCAACGTGCCGTTCTTCCACGTGCCGTCGACCCCGGGACCCGACAAGTCGGCGTCCGAGGCCGAGATCCTCAAGCTGCTGGTCGGCAACGTCGACTTCGTCGTGCTCGCCCGGTACATGCAGATCCTCTCGTCCGACTTCCTCGAGAAGCTCGGCGTCCCGGTCATCAACATCCACCACTCGTTCCTGCCGGCCTTCATCGGTGCCGAGCCCTACAAGAAGGCGAAGGAGCGGGGCGTCAAGCTCATCGGAGCGACGAGCCACTACGTCACGACCGACCTCGACGAGGGGCCGATCATCGAGCAGGACACCATCCGTGTCACGCACGCCGACACCACGGCCGAGCTCGCCCGCCGCGGCGCCGACGTCGAGCGCCAGGTGCTCTCGCGGGCCGTGCTGTGGCATGCCCAGGACCGCGTCATCCGCCACGGCAACCACACCATCGTCTTCTGA
- a CDS encoding serine hydrolase — protein MAASGARVSVRVSDLDRGTPVLAGDDFVTLPVAGLGIVPLLIEVAARFEVGALDPLEIVERGAVDDVAVAGVWRHLLAPALPLGDLAVLAASIGDARAANALLDRVGLEAVRARLGSLGMPRTALLDRFRDDRGPDDAPHYALGTAREFAALFASLVNTDVVSPGVSAQVSEWLSLNHDLSLVGSVTGLDPFAHDDDKHDLLFVNKTGRADGIRAEAGVLAGPRAGVAYALVVGFDDLSLADRLRAHEAFRAFGLDLMEYVF, from the coding sequence CTGGCGGCCTCGGGTGCCCGGGTGTCGGTACGGGTGAGCGACCTCGATCGGGGCACGCCGGTGCTCGCGGGGGACGACTTCGTGACGCTGCCTGTCGCCGGCCTGGGCATCGTCCCGCTGCTCATCGAGGTCGCGGCGCGTTTCGAGGTCGGCGCGCTCGATCCGCTCGAGATCGTCGAGCGGGGCGCGGTCGACGACGTCGCCGTCGCCGGAGTGTGGCGGCATCTGCTCGCACCGGCGCTGCCGCTCGGTGACCTCGCGGTGCTCGCCGCCTCGATCGGCGACGCGCGCGCCGCCAACGCGCTGCTCGACCGGGTCGGCCTGGAGGCGGTGCGCGCGCGGCTCGGAAGCCTCGGCATGCCCCGCACCGCGCTGCTCGATCGCTTCCGCGACGACCGCGGTCCGGACGACGCACCGCACTACGCGCTCGGAACGGCTCGCGAGTTCGCGGCGCTGTTCGCGTCGCTGGTCAACACCGACGTGGTCTCGCCCGGGGTGAGCGCGCAGGTCTCGGAATGGCTGAGCCTGAACCACGACCTCTCGCTCGTCGGTTCCGTCACGGGGCTCGACCCGTTCGCGCACGACGACGACAAGCACGATCTGCTGTTCGTGAACAAGACGGGCCGAGCCGACGGCATCCGAGCGGAGGCGGGGGTGCTCGCCGGACCGCGCGCCGGCGTCGCCTACGCCCTCGTCGTCGGATTCGACGACCTGTCGCTCGCCGACCGGCTGCGCGCCCACGAGGCGTTCCGCGCCTTCGGCCTCGACCTCATGGAGTACGTCTTCTGA
- a CDS encoding M13 family metallopeptidase yields the protein MTTPALPSGIDTAELSPEIRPQDDLFRHVNGSWLERTEIPDDKARWGSFHLIAEQAESDVRAIIDEATTAEPGTVRRKIGDLFTSFMDTDRIDELGADPLRPQLARVDAVDSIPALLRTVGELEREGIGGMIGTFIEPDPGNPERYVVFFVQGGLSLPDESYYRLENFEETRTAFRGYAQRMLDLAGVDGGEEQADRIARLETELATHHWDNVRNRDAVATYNLQTWDEVRAQAGVDLDPWLEALAPGHLSGFAEINVNQPSFLSGLGSLLVQDRLDDWKAWLRLQVVRASAPFLPAAFVAENFAFYGTQLTGVPVNRERWKRGVSIVQAALGEAVGRIYVERHFPPQAKTEMDALVQNLIEAYRQSITGLAWMTPATRERALEKLAAFTPKIGYPERWKDYSALEIDPADLLGNVLRSTEWEYERQLAKLGQPIDRDEWLMTPQTVNAYYNPLMNEIVFPAAILQLPFFSSDRDAAANYGGIGAVIGHEIGHGFDDQGSAYDGTGALNDWWTDDDRAAFEQRTGALIEQYNALVPQGLAAEHTVNGALTIGENIGDLGGLGIALKAYRLHLAETMSEADLAESPDGPVIDGFTGVQRLLLSWGQIWQQKGRDAETIRLLTIDPHAPNEFRCNQIVRNIDAFYEAFDVAPSDALWLDPERRVTIW from the coding sequence ATGACCACCCCCGCTCTTCCCTCCGGCATCGACACCGCCGAGCTCAGCCCCGAGATCCGGCCCCAGGACGACCTGTTCCGCCACGTCAACGGCAGCTGGCTCGAGCGCACCGAGATCCCCGACGACAAGGCCCGCTGGGGGTCGTTCCACCTCATCGCCGAGCAGGCCGAGAGCGACGTGCGGGCCATCATCGACGAGGCCACGACGGCCGAGCCGGGAACCGTCCGCCGCAAGATCGGCGACCTGTTCACGAGCTTCATGGACACCGACCGCATCGACGAGCTGGGAGCCGATCCGCTGCGCCCGCAGCTGGCGCGTGTGGATGCCGTCGACTCGATCCCCGCGCTGCTGCGCACCGTCGGCGAGCTCGAGCGCGAGGGCATCGGCGGGATGATCGGCACGTTCATCGAGCCCGATCCGGGCAACCCCGAACGGTACGTCGTCTTCTTCGTGCAGGGCGGGCTGTCGCTGCCCGACGAGAGCTACTACCGTCTCGAGAACTTCGAGGAGACGCGCACGGCTTTCCGCGGCTACGCGCAGCGCATGCTCGACCTCGCCGGCGTCGACGGTGGCGAGGAGCAGGCCGACCGTATCGCCCGGCTCGAGACCGAGCTCGCCACGCACCACTGGGACAACGTGCGCAATCGCGACGCGGTGGCCACCTACAACCTGCAGACCTGGGACGAGGTCCGGGCCCAGGCCGGCGTCGACCTCGACCCGTGGCTCGAGGCGCTCGCCCCGGGGCATCTCAGCGGCTTCGCCGAGATCAACGTCAACCAGCCGAGCTTCCTCAGCGGGCTCGGCTCGCTGCTGGTGCAGGACCGACTCGACGACTGGAAGGCCTGGCTGCGGCTGCAGGTCGTCCGCGCGTCGGCGCCGTTCCTGCCCGCTGCCTTCGTCGCCGAGAACTTCGCCTTCTACGGCACGCAGCTCACCGGGGTGCCGGTGAACCGCGAGCGCTGGAAGCGCGGCGTGAGCATCGTGCAGGCCGCCCTCGGCGAGGCGGTGGGGCGCATCTACGTCGAGCGGCACTTCCCGCCGCAGGCGAAGACCGAGATGGACGCCCTCGTCCAGAACCTCATCGAGGCGTACCGGCAGTCCATCACCGGGCTCGCGTGGATGACCCCGGCCACGCGCGAGCGTGCCCTCGAGAAGCTCGCCGCCTTCACCCCCAAGATCGGCTACCCCGAGCGCTGGAAGGACTACTCGGCGCTCGAGATCGACCCCGCCGATCTCCTGGGGAACGTGCTGCGGTCCACCGAGTGGGAGTACGAGCGGCAGCTCGCCAAGCTCGGGCAGCCGATCGACCGCGACGAGTGGCTCATGACGCCGCAGACGGTCAACGCCTACTACAACCCGCTCATGAACGAGATCGTGTTCCCCGCGGCCATCCTGCAGCTGCCGTTCTTCTCGTCCGACCGCGACGCCGCGGCGAACTACGGCGGGATCGGCGCGGTCATCGGGCACGAGATCGGACACGGGTTCGATGATCAGGGCAGTGCCTACGACGGCACCGGCGCCCTCAACGACTGGTGGACCGACGACGACCGCGCGGCCTTCGAGCAGCGCACGGGTGCCCTCATCGAGCAGTACAACGCGCTCGTCCCGCAGGGCCTGGCCGCCGAGCACACCGTCAACGGCGCGCTCACGATCGGCGAGAACATCGGCGATCTCGGCGGGCTCGGCATCGCCCTCAAGGCGTACCGCCTCCACCTCGCCGAGACGATGTCCGAGGCCGACCTCGCGGAGTCGCCCGACGGCCCGGTCATCGACGGGTTCACGGGCGTGCAGCGGCTCCTGCTCAGCTGGGGCCAGATCTGGCAGCAGAAGGGGCGGGACGCCGAGACGATCCGCCTGCTGACGATCGACCCGCACGCGCCGAACGAGTTCCGCTGTAACCAGATCGTCCGTAATATCGACGCGTTCTACGAGGCGTTCGACGTCGCTCCGAGCGACGCCCTGTGGCTCGATCCCGAGCGCCGCGTCACCATCTGGTGA
- a CDS encoding lipase family protein produces MRLLERLAIARLHARLPAWVRIVVAVVAVVLGVVIVIRPTTALDVLAWLLGGGMALTGLLELTGREGETHRPRWRTATGVAWLLGGAVVLLAPGLTVRVVAIVVGVLLLLGGILGVVAAFGRGRSWDARIADVAFGVSGVIFGALALFWPDITLLVVAVVFGARLIMSGTVDLWTRLRRRHDDRAAQRGGESGRPRRRWGRTVIAIASVALAVTTTIVTTPLREGSTVVDDFYAAPRDLPDEPGRLVRAEPFTGGIPASAEGWRILYTTTGVDGEVRVASAIVAVPREGEGRWPVIDWNHGTTGFAAHCAPSLQPRGLWAGAFYMLPRAIKQGWAVVGTDYIGLGTEGPHPYLVGPPSAHASLDAVRAARELDEADLGARTVVWGHSQGGAAALWTGAIAREYAPDVWVQGVAALAPASDPAALVQGISGVTGGSIFASYAFASFSEIYPEIEYRDYVRPGAETALRQMSERCLSDPTIVLSVAAALGMSRDPALFSRSPASGALGRHLRENTAPLHSTAPLLLAHGGADSIIPVGTQAAFVDRMCAAGQDVDFRTYAGFEHAGVVERPSPLIDELFAWTADRFAGVPVAEGCTTTER; encoded by the coding sequence ATGCGGCTGCTCGAGCGCTTGGCCATCGCGCGCCTGCACGCGCGCCTCCCGGCCTGGGTCCGCATCGTCGTCGCCGTCGTCGCGGTGGTGCTGGGCGTGGTGATCGTCATCCGACCGACGACCGCGCTCGACGTGCTCGCCTGGCTCCTCGGGGGCGGCATGGCGCTCACCGGCCTGCTCGAGCTCACCGGGCGCGAGGGCGAGACGCACCGGCCCCGGTGGCGGACGGCCACCGGGGTGGCGTGGCTCCTCGGCGGCGCCGTGGTCCTCCTCGCCCCCGGGCTCACGGTGCGTGTGGTCGCGATCGTCGTCGGCGTGCTGCTGCTGCTCGGCGGCATCCTGGGCGTCGTGGCGGCGTTCGGACGCGGCCGCTCGTGGGATGCCCGGATCGCCGACGTCGCGTTCGGCGTCTCGGGGGTCATCTTCGGCGCGCTCGCCCTGTTCTGGCCCGACATCACCCTCCTCGTCGTCGCCGTCGTCTTCGGGGCGCGCCTGATCATGAGCGGCACGGTCGACCTGTGGACCCGGCTGCGTCGTCGCCACGACGACCGCGCCGCGCAGCGCGGCGGCGAGAGCGGCCGGCCCCGTCGCCGCTGGGGTCGCACGGTGATCGCGATCGCGTCGGTCGCGCTCGCGGTGACCACCACGATCGTCACGACGCCGCTGCGCGAAGGATCCACGGTCGTCGACGACTTCTACGCCGCACCCCGCGACCTGCCCGACGAACCGGGGCGCCTCGTGCGGGCCGAACCGTTCACCGGCGGCATCCCGGCCAGCGCCGAGGGCTGGCGCATCCTCTACACGACCACCGGTGTCGACGGCGAGGTGCGCGTGGCGAGCGCGATCGTCGCGGTGCCCCGCGAGGGTGAGGGTCGATGGCCGGTGATCGACTGGAACCACGGCACCACCGGGTTCGCCGCGCACTGCGCACCGTCGCTGCAGCCGCGCGGACTCTGGGCGGGTGCGTTCTACATGCTGCCGCGGGCGATCAAGCAGGGCTGGGCGGTCGTCGGCACCGACTACATCGGACTGGGGACCGAGGGTCCTCATCCCTACCTCGTCGGGCCGCCGAGCGCGCACGCGTCGCTGGATGCCGTGCGCGCCGCGCGCGAGCTCGACGAGGCGGACCTCGGCGCGCGCACCGTCGTCTGGGGTCACTCGCAGGGGGGAGCGGCGGCGCTGTGGACCGGTGCGATCGCGCGCGAGTACGCCCCGGACGTCTGGGTGCAGGGCGTCGCGGCACTCGCCCCCGCGAGCGACCCCGCCGCGCTCGTACAGGGGATCTCGGGGGTGACCGGCGGCAGCATCTTCGCCTCCTACGCGTTCGCGTCGTTCTCGGAGATCTATCCCGAGATCGAGTACCGCGACTACGTCAGACCCGGCGCCGAGACGGCGCTGCGGCAGATGTCCGAGCGATGCCTCTCGGATCCCACCATCGTCCTGTCGGTGGCGGCCGCGCTGGGGATGAGCCGCGATCCGGCGCTGTTCTCGCGCTCGCCGGCATCCGGCGCGCTCGGGCGGCACCTGCGCGAGAACACCGCGCCGCTGCATTCGACCGCACCGCTGCTCCTGGCGCACGGGGGCGCCGACAGCATCATCCCCGTCGGCACGCAGGCCGCCTTCGTCGACCGCATGTGCGCAGCCGGCCAGGACGTCGACTTCCGCACGTACGCGGGCTTCGAGCACGCCGGTGTCGTCGAGCGGCCCTCGCCGCTGATCGACGAGCTCTTCGCGTGGACGGCCGACCGCTTCGCGGGCGTCCCGGTGGCCGAGGGGTGTACCACGACGGAACGCTGA
- a CDS encoding MATE family efflux transporter, translated as MARTLNREILRLAVPALGALIAEPMFLIVDAALIGHLGVVPLAALGIAGAVLQTIVGLMVFLAYATTPAVARRFGAGDSTSAVSAGIDGLWLALGLGAVLAVAGSAATPLLVGAFGAGEAVSVDAETYLRLSMWGLPAMLIVFAATGLLRGMQDTVTPLWIAGLGFGANALLNVLFVYGFGWGIGGSALGTVVAQWGMVGAYVVVIGRLARRHAASVRPRADGMRGSARSGGWLFLRTVSLRAALLATVAVATGLGTSELAGWQVAFTIFSTAAFALDALAIAAQALIGRGLGAGDETFVRRVLGRTVAWGAWFGVIVGIVIAAASGVIGLVFTGDPVVAALIQPALLILAITQPVCGVVFVLDGVLMGAGDVRYLAVAGGLNLVPFVPALVLIAALRPAGAGGLAWLAVAFFGVYMLARLLTLGWRVRRGTWLSIAV; from the coding sequence ATGGCCCGCACGCTCAATCGCGAGATCCTGCGGCTGGCCGTTCCGGCGCTCGGCGCACTGATCGCCGAGCCCATGTTCCTCATCGTCGACGCCGCCCTCATCGGCCACCTCGGTGTCGTGCCCCTGGCGGCGCTGGGGATCGCCGGCGCCGTGCTGCAGACGATCGTCGGCCTCATGGTCTTCCTCGCCTACGCGACGACACCCGCCGTCGCGCGTCGCTTCGGCGCCGGAGACTCGACGAGCGCGGTGAGCGCCGGCATCGACGGGCTCTGGCTCGCGCTGGGGCTCGGGGCGGTGCTCGCCGTGGCGGGTTCGGCGGCGACGCCGTTGCTGGTGGGCGCGTTCGGCGCCGGCGAGGCCGTCTCGGTCGACGCGGAGACCTACCTGCGACTGTCGATGTGGGGGCTGCCGGCGATGCTCATCGTGTTCGCCGCCACCGGCCTCCTGCGCGGAATGCAGGACACCGTCACTCCGCTCTGGATCGCCGGGCTCGGATTCGGCGCGAACGCGCTGCTCAACGTCCTGTTCGTCTACGGGTTCGGCTGGGGCATCGGCGGCTCGGCACTCGGCACGGTCGTGGCCCAATGGGGCATGGTCGGGGCGTACGTCGTCGTGATCGGAAGGCTGGCGCGCCGCCACGCGGCATCCGTGCGTCCGCGGGCCGACGGGATGCGGGGCTCGGCGCGTTCGGGGGGCTGGCTCTTCCTGCGCACCGTGTCGCTGCGCGCGGCGCTGCTGGCCACCGTCGCGGTGGCCACCGGCCTCGGCACGAGCGAGCTCGCGGGCTGGCAGGTGGCCTTCACGATCTTCTCGACCGCGGCATTCGCCCTCGACGCCCTCGCGATCGCCGCCCAGGCCCTCATCGGGCGCGGGCTCGGGGCCGGCGACGAGACGTTCGTGCGGCGCGTGCTCGGGCGCACCGTCGCCTGGGGTGCGTGGTTCGGCGTGATCGTCGGCATCGTCATCGCGGCGGCGTCGGGCGTCATCGGGCTGGTCTTCACCGGCGACCCCGTCGTCGCCGCCCTGATCCAGCCGGCTCTCCTGATACTCGCGATCACCCAACCCGTCTGCGGCGTCGTGTTCGTCCTCGACGGCGTGCTGATGGGGGCCGGTGACGTCCGCTACCTGGCCGTCGCCGGCGGCCTGAACCTCGTGCCCTTCGTCCCGGCGCTCGTGCTCATCGCCGCGCTCCGCCCGGCAGGGGCCGGCGGTCTGGCCTGGTTGGCCGTGGCGTTCTTCGGCGTCTACATGCTCGCCCGGCTGCTCACCCTCGGGTGGCGGGTGCGGCGGGGCACCTGGCTGTCGATCGCGGTCTGA
- a CDS encoding TrmH family RNA methyltransferase has translation MDGTDPAGEPEAQLAVGVGPWPGGPDAWPDDPRLDPQLLAEGDRRNVVDGYRYWRLEAIVADLDERRHAFHVAIENWQHDMNIGSIVRSANAFGAAEVHIVGRRRWNRRGAMVTDRYQHVRHHEDVAAFAAWAAAEGLPIVAVDNVEGSVPVDRADLPERCVLVFGQEGPGLSPEAVAAASVVVEITQYGSTRSINASAAGAVVMYEWCRRWAR, from the coding sequence GTGGATGGAACAGACCCGGCGGGCGAGCCGGAGGCGCAGCTGGCGGTGGGGGTCGGCCCCTGGCCGGGCGGTCCCGACGCATGGCCCGACGACCCCCGGCTCGACCCGCAGCTGCTCGCCGAGGGCGATCGCCGGAACGTCGTCGACGGCTACCGGTACTGGCGTCTCGAGGCGATCGTGGCCGACCTCGACGAGCGTCGGCACGCGTTCCACGTCGCGATCGAGAACTGGCAGCACGACATGAACATCGGCTCCATCGTGCGCAGTGCCAACGCCTTCGGTGCGGCCGAGGTGCACATCGTCGGTCGGCGACGCTGGAACCGGCGCGGCGCGATGGTCACCGACCGCTATCAGCACGTACGTCATCACGAGGACGTGGCGGCGTTCGCGGCGTGGGCGGCGGCCGAGGGCCTCCCGATCGTCGCGGTCGACAACGTCGAGGGGTCGGTCCCGGTCGACCGCGCCGACCTCCCCGAGCGCTGCGTGCTCGTGTTCGGGCAAGAGGGACCGGGCCTGTCGCCCGAGGCGGTGGCCGCGGCATCCGTCGTCGTCGAGATCACGCAGTACGGGTCGACGCGGTCGATCAACGCCTCCGCCGCGGGTGCCGTCGTGATGTACGAGTGGTGCCGCCGGTGGGCCCGCTGA